The genomic interval AGGTCGCGCGGTCGAGCTCGGCATGCAGATCACGATCTGAGATGGGCGCGCCCTTCTACCGGCTCTACGGCGCCGAGATCAGCTACTTCACCGCGAAGGTGCGGCCGGCGCTTCGCGCGAAGGCGGTGCACTTCGTCGAGCTGCTGGCCACGCCCGCCGTGTACCGCGAGGTGATCGTCCCGCGAACGGGGCTCGCGTTCATCCCGATCGTCGTCACGCCCGAGGGTGAGACCTGGCAGGACACGAGCGAGATCCTCGACCGGCTCGAGGCGCGCTTTCCCGAGCCGGCGCTCCTGCCGCCCTCGCCGCTGCTGCGCACGGTCGCGTCCCTGCTCGAGGTCTACGCCGACGAGTTCATGCTGCTTCCGGCGATGCACTACCGCTGGAGCTTTCCCGAGAGCGAGGCGAAGGCCCGCGCGGACTTCGCCGCGACCAATGGCGACCCGGCAGCCGCCAGCCGCTTCGCGGACCGGATGAAGGGAAGCCTGCCCGCGCTCGGAGTGACGCCGGCCTCGGGTCCCGCGATCGAGGCACACCTGCGCGACCTGCTGTCCCGGCTCGAGGCGCTGCTCGAGCAGACGCCCTTCCTGCTCGGCGGGCGGATTTCGCAGGCCGATTGCTCGCTGATCGGCCCGCTCTACGCGCACCTCTACTGCGACGCCGTCCCCGGGCGGCTGCTGCGAGCGACCGCGCCGCGCGTCTGTCATTGGATCGAGCGCTGCAATCACCCCGACCCCGAGCCGCGCGGCGACTGGCTCGAGGACTCGCGAGCGGCGGAGCTTCTGCGACCGCTGCTCTCGCTCGTCGGCGCCGACGCGGTTCCGGTCGTGCTCGACGGCGTGCGCGCGGTCGAGACCTGGGCCGACGGCTGCGCCGATCCGCACGCCGCGATCCCGCGCGGCGTCGGCGTGCACGCGACGTCGCTGCGCGGAACTCCGCTCTCGCGCCACACCAGCCCGTACACGCTCTGGATGCTGCAGCGACCGCTCGACACGCTCGCCGCGCTTTCCCGCGACTCGATCGCGCAGGTCGGCCGCGCGCTCGCCGGCACCGGCCTGGAGGACTGGCTCGGATACCGGCCGAGGCATCGGCTCGGCAAGCGCGGCACGAAGCTCGCGTTCGAGGTCGAGGCTCCGCGCCGCTAGCGCAGCAGAGAGATGCAGAGACCCGCGAGCGCGCTTCCCGCGAGCGTCGCGGTCAGGCCGATCCGGAACCGGAGCAGCGCGACGCACGCGCCGAGCGAGAGTGCGAGCGCCCACGGATCCAGGCTCTCCCATGCTGGAACCGTGAGGTACAGTCCCGCCGCCTCGGTGATTTCGACGCGCGCGAAGACCACGTGCAGCGCGAACCAGAGCGCGAGGTTCGCGATCACGCCCACGACGGCGGCCATGATGCACTGCAGCGCGGCGGCCAGCCTCGGCTCGCCGCGCAGCCGCTCGACGTAAGGTGCGCCCAGGAAGATCCAGAGGAAGCTCGGCACGAACGTGACCCAGCTCGCGAGCAGCGATCCAGCGATTCCTGCCGCGATCGGGAACGACACCCCCGCGTGTCGGTAGGCGGCGAGGAAGCCCACGAACTGCACGACCATGATCAGCGGTCCGGGAGTGGTCTCGGCCAGACCCAGCCCGTCGAGCATCTCGGGCGCCGAGAGCCAGCCATAGCTCTCGACCGCGCGCTGCGCGACGTAGGCGAGCACCGCGTAGGCGCCGCCGAACGTGACGACCGCGGTCTGGCTGAAGAACACGCCGAGCCGCGTGAAGACGTCGCTCGGCCCGAGCCACCACGCGCAGGCGAGAGTCGGCCCGAACCAGAGCGGAAGGAAGATCGCAAGCACGCGAAGCGCGCGGGTGGTGCCGGATCCGTGATCCCTGCCCGGGCCGGGCTCCGGGGCCGACGCCGTCGAGACGATCCAGCCGACCCGACTCGCGACGACTCCGATCGCGCCCGAGGCGAGCACGACCAGCGGGAACGGAACGGCGAACAGGAACAGCGCGGCGAACGCCAGGACCGCGACCCAGCGCTGCAGCCGCGCGGCGAGCACGCGCCGGCCGATTCGCAGCGCCGCCTCTAGCACGAGCGCGAGCACCGCGGCTTTGATGCCCGAGAAGAGCGCTGCCACCGCCGGGAGCGCCCCGAACTGCACGTAGACGATCGAGAGCGCGAGGATCGCCGCGAAGCCCGGCAGCACGAAGAGCGCGCCCGCCGCGAGGCCGCCGCGAGTGCCGTGCAGGCTCCAGCCGAGGTAGGTCGCGAGCTGCTGCGCCTCGGGCCCGGGCAGCAGCGTGCAGAACGAGAGCGCGTGCAGGAAGCGCGCCTCGTCGAACCAGCGCTTCTCGTCGACGAGGATCCGGTGCATGACGGCGATCTGGCCCGCCGGACCGCCGAAGCTCTGGGCCGCGACGCGCGCCCAGACGCCCAAGGCCTCGGAGAACGGGATCGGCGCGGGCGACGGGCTCAGGAAAAGCTGTCCCACTCGCCGCACTGAGGACAGCGGAAGTGCAGCGTCGAGTCCTGCGCGCCGCAGCCGCGGCAGGCCATGCGCCGCGGCTCGGGCGAGAGCCGGGTGAGCAGCTCCTCGAAGGCCTTGCGCGCCTCGTCGTCGCGGTGCTCGGCCAGCAGGATCCGTCCGATCTCCGCGTGCGCATCGAGACAGTCGGAATCCTGGTCGAGGAGCCGGCGCAGGATCGCGAGCGCCTCGTCGACGCGCTTGCGCGCCGAGAGCGTGCGCGCGAGCCAGAGGCTCGCCTCGCGATCGTCCGGCTCCGCGTCCAGACGCTCCCGCAGGATGGCCTCGAAGCCCGAGAGGTCGCCGGACTTCGCGTGCGCGTCCGAAAGGCGCCGGTACAGAAGCGCTCCGATCGCGGGATGCAGGCCGAACGCGCGCCGGAACAGCGCGGATGCCTTCCTGTAGCTGGCCTCGCGCACACGCTGGTCGCCGAGCGCGACGTATGCTTCGGCGCAGGACGCGTCCTGCGCGAGCGCGCGCTTGAACGCCCTGCGGGCCTCCGCATCGCGGCCACGAGCCGCGGCGACACGCCCCAGGCCCGTCCAGAGGTGCGCCGAGATCCGTGCGGACTCCGGGTCGCGAACGCCGATCCGCTTGCGCACCTCGAGCGCGCCTTGCCAGTCGCCCGCGTCGATGCGAATCCGCTCCAGCGCGCGCAGAGCCTGCAGATTGTCGGGCTCGAGCTCGAGCAGGTTCTGGAACGCTTCGGCGGAGCGCTTGAGAAAGCCGCCGGCGCGGAAGTCGAGCGCCAGGCCGAGCAGCGCCTCGCGCCTGAGCTCGCGCGAGATGTCGGTGCGCAGCAGAAGGTTCTGGTGGATCTGGATCGCGCGTCCGATGTCCCCGCGCAGGCGGTACAGGTTCGCCAGCGCCAGGTAGACGTCCGAGGACGACGAGTCCACGCGCGCGGCCTCGGCGAGCGCCTTCTCGGCCGCGGGAAGGTCGCCGGCCAGCACGAAATGGAGCGCGCTGCGCAGCTGCGCCGCGGCCGTGCGCTCCGGCGCGGCGGGCGCTCTCCTGCGCAGCCAGTCGCGCACGCTAGACCCTCTGCGCGCTCGTCGGGCTCGCGGTGTCGGCGGCGATCGGCAGGGTGCGGAGCCCGTGGACCTCCTGCTCCAGCTCCCCGACCCGCTTCTGCTGCCGTCGCACCTGCAGCTTGAGGCGCAGGATCGCCAGGCCGCACGCGCCGAGCGCGATCGCGGCTCCGGCGAGCACCGCGGCGAGCAGCAGCATCCAGAGCGGCTCCTCCAGCGTCACGCCGAGCATGCGCACCGGAACGGGCTGCTGGTTGGCCGCCACGAAGTACGCGACTGCCAGCGCGAGGAGCAGCGCGAGCACGAGCGAGATCCAGGTCCTCATCGCGCGACTCGCTCCTGGAAGACCGGCAGCAGCCTCGCGTAGGTGCGCTCGAGATGTGTCGGAATCACGCGAATCTCCCCGATCGAGGTCATGAAATTCACGTCGCCGTTCCAGCGCGGGACGACGTGGAAGTGCAGATGATCGGCAAATCCCGCTCCCGCCGCGGCTCCGAAGTTCGCGCCCACGTTCAATCCGTCACAAGCATAGACCTCTTCGAGGATCTCGGCGCACGCAGAGACGCGATCGAAGAGCTCCGCACGCGCCTCGGGATCCAGATCGTGGAGTCTCGCGACGTGCGCGTTCGGCGCGACCATCAGGTGGCCGGCCGCGTACGGGTAGCGGTTCAGCAACACGAAGACGTGTCGGCCGCGGAACAGGATCAGGCGCTCGCGGTCGGCGACCGGAGTCGCGGGCTCGCAGAAAATGCAGCCGCGGGGCCCGCGCGCGCCCTCGATGTACTCCATGCGCCAGGGCGCCCAGAGCGGCTGCCCCGGCACGCGCGAATCCCCGCTCAAGGCGGATCGCCCGTCAGCGGTGACCGCCCGGACCCGCACCGGGCCGGAGCGGCGGCGCAGCGCCGGCCTCGAGCTTGCGCTTGGCCTCGATGCGCTCCTTCAGCTCCTTGCCGACCTTGAAGAACGGCGTGCGCTTGGCGGGGATCTTGACCTCTTCGCCGGTCTTGGGATTGCGACCCTCGCGCGCCTCGCGAACCTTCACCTGGAAGCTCCCGAAGCCGCGAATCTCGATCCGATCGCCTTTTCGCAGCGCGTCGGTCATGCAGTCGAAGATCGTGTTCACGACCGTCTCGGTGTCTTTCTTCGAGACGTGCGGAACCTTGATCGACACGCGCTCGATCAAGTCGCTCTTGGTCATTCCCGAGAGGTCCCCCACCCGCCTATCTCCGTATTTTGGTTATTCGTCCGAGCCACTCGAGCCGCCCCCGCCGCGCAGCCGCGAGAGCGCGTCCTGCGAGAAGAGGTCGCCGAGCGTGGCCTTCTGCGTGCCCGTCTGCGCCGCGACGCGCTTGATCGCCGCGCGCTCCTCGCGCTCCAGGATCGCCCGCATCGACAACGCGATCTTCTGCTCCGACGCGTCGACGCGCACGACCAGCGCCTCGACCTCGTCACCGATCTTGCAGACGTCGTTCAGGTTCTGGACGTCGCGCCCGACCTCGGAGGCGTAGACCAGCCCCTCGATGCCCTCGTCGACCTCCACGAACACGCCGAAGTCCGCGATGCTCGTGACCTTGCCCTTGATCCGGCTGCCGACCGGGAACTTCCGCGGCACCTCGTCCCAGGGGTTCGGCTGCAGCTGCTTCAGGCCGAGCGAGAACTTCTCGCTCTCGGTGTCGACCTTCAGCACCACCGCGTCGAGCTCGTCTCCCTTCTTGAACAGCTCCTTGGGGTCGCGGATCTTCTGCGTCCAGGAGATGTCGGAGACGTGGATCAGACCGTCGATCCCCTCCTCGATGCCGACGAAGACACCGAAGTTGGTCACGTTGCGGACCACGCCGTGCACCTTGGTGCCGGCCGGGTAGCGCTCCTCGAGCAGCGACCACGGATTCGGCTCGGTCTGCTTCATGCCGAGCGAGATCTTCCGGTTCTGCGAATCGACCTCGAGCACGAGCACGTCGACCTCGTCGCCGATCGCCACCACCTTCGACGGGTGCTTCACGCGCTTGGTCCAGCTCATCTCGGAGATGTGGATCAGGCCCTCGATGCCCGGCTCGAGCTCCACGAACGCGCCGTAGTCCGCCAGCGACACCACCTTCCCGTGCAGGCGCAGGCCGATCGGGTAGCGGTCGCCGATCGAGATCCACGGATCGGGCTGGGTCTGTTTCAGGCCCAGTGACACGCGCTCGGTCTCGGGATCGAACTTCAGCACGCGCACGCGCACTTGGTCGCCGACCTGGAAGACCTCCGACGGATGCGAGATGCGGCCCCACGACATGTCCGTGATGTGCAGCAACCCGTCGATGCCGCCGAGATCGATGAACGCGCCGTA from Deltaproteobacteria bacterium carries:
- a CDS encoding integration host factor subunit beta: MTKSDLIERVSIKVPHVSKKDTETVVNTIFDCMTDALRKGDRIEIRGFGSFQVKVREAREGRNPKTGEEVKIPAKRTPFFKVGKELKERIEAKRKLEAGAAPPLRPGAGPGGHR
- a CDS encoding 30S ribosomal protein S1 is translated as MSDQVQTPTAPADESFADLFESSQTLAKEGQVVTGTVLSVDPEFVLVDVGCKSEGMIATWEFADDDGVARIEVGQKVEVLVEQSENDDGVIVLSKEKADRLRVWDHLQKAYDDQEVVEGVINGRVKGGLSVSLKGVKAFLPGSQVDLRPVRNLDRMIGENQKFKIIKFNKRRGNIVLSRRALLETERQSLRQKTLEILKEGLVVEGIVKNITDYGAFIDLGGIDGLLHITDMSWGRISHPSEVFQVGDQVRVRVLKFDPETERVSLGLKQTQPDPWISIGDRYPIGLRLHGKVVSLADYGAFVELEPGIEGLIHISEMSWTKRVKHPSKVVAIGDEVDVLVLEVDSQNRKISLGMKQTEPNPWSLLEERYPAGTKVHGVVRNVTNFGVFVGIEEGIDGLIHVSDISWTQKIRDPKELFKKGDELDAVVLKVDTESEKFSLGLKQLQPNPWDEVPRKFPVGSRIKGKVTSIADFGVFVEVDEGIEGLVYASEVGRDVQNLNDVCKIGDEVEALVVRVDASEQKIALSMRAILEREERAAIKRVAAQTGTQKATLGDLFSQDALSRLRGGGGSSGSDE
- the chrA gene encoding chromate efflux transporter is translated as MSSVRRVGQLFLSPSPAPIPFSEALGVWARVAAQSFGGPAGQIAVMHRILVDEKRWFDEARFLHALSFCTLLPGPEAQQLATYLGWSLHGTRGGLAAGALFVLPGFAAILALSIVYVQFGALPAVAALFSGIKAAVLALVLEAALRIGRRVLAARLQRWVAVLAFAALFLFAVPFPLVVLASGAIGVVASRVGWIVSTASAPEPGPGRDHGSGTTRALRVLAIFLPLWFGPTLACAWWLGPSDVFTRLGVFFSQTAVVTFGGAYAVLAYVAQRAVESYGWLSAPEMLDGLGLAETTPGPLIMVVQFVGFLAAYRHAGVSFPIAAGIAGSLLASWVTFVPSFLWIFLGAPYVERLRGEPRLAAALQCIMAAVVGVIANLALWFALHVVFARVEITEAAGLYLTVPAWESLDPWALALSLGACVALLRFRIGLTATLAGSALAGLCISLLR
- a CDS encoding HIT domain-containing protein yields the protein MEYIEGARGPRGCIFCEPATPVADRERLILFRGRHVFVLLNRYPYAAGHLMVAPNAHVARLHDLDPEARAELFDRVSACAEILEEVYACDGLNVGANFGAAAGAGFADHLHFHVVPRWNGDVNFMTSIGEIRVIPTHLERTYARLLPVFQERVAR
- a CDS encoding tetratricopeptide repeat protein, whose translation is MRDWLRRRAPAAPERTAAAQLRSALHFVLAGDLPAAEKALAEAARVDSSSSDVYLALANLYRLRGDIGRAIQIHQNLLLRTDISRELRREALLGLALDFRAGGFLKRSAEAFQNLLELEPDNLQALRALERIRIDAGDWQGALEVRKRIGVRDPESARISAHLWTGLGRVAAARGRDAEARRAFKRALAQDASCAEAYVALGDQRVREASYRKASALFRRAFGLHPAIGALLYRRLSDAHAKSGDLSGFEAILRERLDAEPDDREASLWLARTLSARKRVDEALAILRRLLDQDSDCLDAHAEIGRILLAEHRDDEARKAFEELLTRLSPEPRRMACRGCGAQDSTLHFRCPQCGEWDSFS
- a CDS encoding DUF1049 domain-containing protein, coding for MRTWISLVLALLLALAVAYFVAANQQPVPVRMLGVTLEEPLWMLLLAAVLAGAAIALGACGLAILRLKLQVRRQQKRVGELEQEVHGLRTLPIAADTASPTSAQRV
- a CDS encoding glutathione S-transferase encodes the protein MGAPFYRLYGAEISYFTAKVRPALRAKAVHFVELLATPAVYREVIVPRTGLAFIPIVVTPEGETWQDTSEILDRLEARFPEPALLPPSPLLRTVASLLEVYADEFMLLPAMHYRWSFPESEAKARADFAATNGDPAAASRFADRMKGSLPALGVTPASGPAIEAHLRDLLSRLEALLEQTPFLLGGRISQADCSLIGPLYAHLYCDAVPGRLLRATAPRVCHWIERCNHPDPEPRGDWLEDSRAAELLRPLLSLVGADAVPVVLDGVRAVETWADGCADPHAAIPRGVGVHATSLRGTPLSRHTSPYTLWMLQRPLDTLAALSRDSIAQVGRALAGTGLEDWLGYRPRHRLGKRGTKLAFEVEAPRR